The segment TGACTCTGTAGTTCAACATTATACtacactgtatgtttttgtgtatacTGTGAGCATATAGCGAACCCTAATCTCTTGAGTTAATGATTGCAAAGTGTACAGAGGCAATCAGCAGCAAACAGTCAGTGCGAGTTTATTGTCAGTGATGTAGCGTGACTCAGCACTGGGTCAGGGTTTATCAATGAAACCCTTGAAATTGTCAAAAAATCAattgtagttatttacttgcatccCTGAAGAGAAATTATTAATTTGAGCcagctcaaatttgggtataaaatggttcagtttgttttttgccaaAAAAGTGTTCTAATTtttataatacatttgttaagcccAGTAAATGGTTAGTAACAATATTCCCATCAGTcacttcttttaaaaaaacttgaCTCACTTCAGCAGTTGAGGATTGACAAAAATGAACAGGTCCTGCAGAAGTTTGAAGAGCGCAGATTCGATTAAAACCCTTTTAAAGCTCTTGAAGATGGTGATAACGAGCCATGAATTGGGATAGTtgatttcctctttttctttcttctttttccttcctttcttgCCCTTCTCtgtctgaggaaaaacattgtTTGGACAAGAATAAATCTGTGACATGTGACAGAGAATCCATGACACAATTAAAAGAGGAGTGCACCGCGTTTAGTGCCCTTTACTGTGCACTCACCATCATCAGCACATCCTGACTGACGCCTTCCTTCAGACCAGTGCAGTGGCCATTTTCAAAAGCGTCTTCCTCGGATTTATCTTTGTTCCTGAAGCCTCTCTCCTTCAAACGAGTTTGTAAGCGGATCCGCGCTGCGCCTAACTCCTTGTCCATGACAGATTGGAAGCAGTCGTGGATGTAAGCAGTGGTGTCTTTCTGGTTCAGCTCCCACATGTCCTCCTGAACCAGGGGTCGCTTGTAGCCTTTAAACATCATACTGAGGAGGAAAAGAGCTAAATGAGATCATGGAGCATGGTTTGCAAGGTTTCTTACTGAAACAACCTCTTTTTTTCGTGTACCTGTTAAACCAGTTGAATGTGATTCTGCTCAAAAATGCTGCACCAGCTTCTGGATTCTGTGGACAGAAACAGTTAGTGAGCACACAGATGGATAATGTTTCACAGCGCGGCTGAAGTAGTAACGTAGGTGTTGTGTATTGTGTACTGTTTCACAGAATCAGAAAATGACATTGCCAGGGTGCCCACATGTACCTTTTTATAAGCGTCCCTCTCTTCTGGAGGGACATCGGCCACGGCTGAGAGAATAAGAGCAATCAGCTCCAGCCCAAAGGAAATGTAGAAAAGGCAGAAGCGAGGGACATCACTGATCTCTCCCTGCTGGaaggaagaaatgtgtttaagGTTCCTGGTATTAATTAAATGAAGTAAACTGTTCCAAGGTGGAAATAATCATTCAATGTGTGTGATGCTCTAACATGTGAACACactaacaaaataataaagggGGTCTACACTGGTGAAGAAGGTGAGTCTCTGAATGTTGCTTTACTGATAAATATGGTGCAATAAATCAGGCGGTTGTGTTGTATCTCAGTAATGGTTACAGTTTTTTTGCTGGCTCCCAAATGGAACCAACATTCCTCCGCATACCTGTCTGAGGGCCTCTCGCAGGAGGGTCTGGAAAGGGAAGACGTCGCACAGAACAAGAAGCAACCAGAAGAGGAAAAGAGTGGCAGAGTCAACGGCTCCTTTTGTTTGCCTCATTCCTTCTTGACACAAGAGAACCAGGATCtaatagaacaaaaaaaatagatgttgtgaaaaagacaaacaaaaactaccacctttaaatgtgaatcatCAGAGCacaagaaaaatgtcatatttaccCATGAGACAGCATATAGGATGGGATTTACATAGTAAACACTTGGATATTTCTCTACGGCAGACGAGTCATTGTTTGGACTGTAGTCAACTGCTAACGTGATCACCAGGCCCACAATGGCCGTCAGCAACAATAGTGAAACCACGAGCTGAAAGGAGGACAGATATGTTAGACAGATAGgcaaatataaatgaaaaatccaaaaatcaATGATTCAAAGGattattttttactgatttatttattataaagttTTTCCTCAAaccttgttttatttctcttttattctGTGCGCTTTACTCCATATTATTGTAAATGAGGGTCACCCTTTAATGATTTATTGACTATAAGAGTGTATGTTAGTATAGTCTCCTACTTTAAGAGATTATTGGCCAATATTCAGTTTACACATGCATTAAGTGAAAAGACAAAACTtgcatgttatattatataatttctAACCCTTTGTTTAGTCATCATTGGACTGTAGttcaaatcataaaaaaaaaagataatatcCATCTCAAATTACGattaaaacactgtatttgCATGGATTCCTCTTGCTTCGTGCCTTACCTGTTTGCAGAGGTAGAGCTTGGAGCGGAATTTTCGGATCCCTGGTTTTTGTCGGCAAAAAGACACCAGATGCAACGGGGCACAAAGCCACAGGAACCCCAGAGGGATCCAGACCAGAACGGTCTGCTCCATACATACTGGGAGATCTGGGTCTGCTCTCTGCAGGTACGAGTCATTCTGtgcacacacaagaaaacacacacgggTCATCCACGTAGCCCCAGAGCTTGTGCTATATTACCAAATGTCTCTGATTAtacttttaaacaaaaacttaaatCCATTAAGGCTTCTAATTGGCTAATTGAGAGGTGAGACCTAATGGACCAAGACGAATGTGGATATGAAATGAGCTGAACTTTGGAGCATGCTGTGTTATTTGAACAAACAACCCTGACAGTAAACAGAAACCTGACTTATTAAGTACATGTCGTCCCCTGTCGAGGCAAACTAATTATTTGTAATGTATGACCATTTCAGAGTCTACACCCAAAGTTTATAaggaaataataatgtaatctGGAAAGATGAGTGTATGTGTTGAGGTTTCCCCACACAGCTCTGTGTAGTCATGTTAAagctttaattttaaaatagtttatCACAAGGAAAGCAAACCCTGCAAGGCTGCACTTAATGAACATTATAATCCCATTATCTAATTAAGTCAAAAAatagaaagagaagaagaaaatcagcaaaagaatccaaagataataataatttatccAACTAATTAAGTTGGAGTTTTGTCAAGTAGCAAAAATAATTCTTAATCAAAAAATCAAAGATGATATAGTGTATCAAACGATAAATGGCGATAACTCCGTTAATGTGCTCTCCAGGTACTAGACATGTCGAGTCATGTGTTACGTGTTAAGAGTCATCATTCTTGTCACGTGGCCACTGTGTACAAGggttaaaaacacagcatgCAATCTATCAGAACGtcacgttttttaaaaaatatttaagttattttttagAGATAAGGGTcaataaatgtccaaaaatagaAGAGcaacaaatcaatcaaacaaacatttagcaTTTCTTTAAATAGCTCTTCACTTCACTCTGACGCtcccaaagtgctttacataacaTCACAAAATAGCAGGAATAAAATCAAGTAAAACTTAATTTACTCAGTTGATAATATTAAAGGGGCGTTTCAAGAGCTATCAAGTACCATGTGAATGTGCTTGATGGGAGACTGATCTTCGTTTTAAAAGAGAAGTGAAGTAGTAGGCGAGGGTTTGGGTGCTTTGTAGATGAAAAGGAGGCATTGACTTTCATTAATGTTCTGAAATAAAGTAACTCACAGTGATGACTTCTAAGACCATTCAAGAGCACTGTGGCAAATTGCATTTTGAGATGTATAACTGAACGATTAAATTGacaattttcatttatttctaaatgAGAAACATGTCCAAATTCTACACAGAGTCTTTGTACGTTCATGCACACGAGTATTACACGTGTGAGTTTGTCATCAGGCCAAATACCGGGATACTTTCAATGTTGAAATTGGTTTAAATTGGTTCCCATTTAGACAATAAATCCCAGGGACGTTATGATCACTCATTTCTGGCTTGAACAAAGCAGGGTTAGTGTCAACAAGGTAATCATCGCTGTCACCTCTCAGACAttacaagaaaacacagtttGTACACGTTAGAGacattaaatgttgaattgtatcatcatgttttttgttttttttttatttattttattattacaaaatatGTATCTCCCGAGTTATATTTCACTGAATTGAATTCACTGAGTGTATCTACAGGTTTACAGTGTATTAAGTATTAAGTGAGGTaattttaaagctgcaatgaTTCTTACCCAGAAAACGGAGCCGCAGTATGCatccagagcagcagcacacatggTCCTCACTGGTGAAGAAAAGCAGACGCCttctgctctctgctctgttGCAGAGGGTTGACTGAGCCACTCGTCTTGTTCCCCCACACTCCAGGGACAATTGTAGGATGTGAACCCAAAGCCAATTCAAACCACGAGGCTTTCAAACTCAGAGAGATCGTTGTGGCCTCCTCCTTCAGAAGGAAAGCGTTATTTGtccataaaaatgtttctgATGTGAGAAGCAGGTGAGTTATTTGCTTAAgtctaagtgtgtgtttttaggcaGAAGGTTGAGGTCTCTCCCTCTAGCGTCCTTGTGGCTCATCTGGCTTGGAGTCCTAATGCAAATGAGCaaagcctttttaaaaacatccagCATTTCATAAGGACAAGGACACTCCTCCCTGCCCAAATATGTCTAAAGTTCAACTTTTCATGCACATGGGAGGCATGGGATAAGACAGGGAAAAGCCTAATGCCGTCTTCTGgaaatgttttgtcttctgttAGGGGGACAGCCCACCAAAATAAGGAATGTGTTTAGAGAAGGGGGTGGGGGTTAGGTCATTTTACCCCAGATGTTTCCACTTCTCTCCGTGCCTTCTCTTACTCTAGATCATTACCAGGCTCAAGTCACATCTGAGTAATTTCAGGTTGCTGAGCTGAGGACGTTAAAATGTAAAAGGTTTGGAGGAAAGTAACTGTTTGGTGGGAACTTTcatggagggagggagcgagggagggagggcgtCAACGTGTTTGGTCCTTCtccatttcctgttgtttttcagggGGAGCAGAAAGGGAGCAGAAATACACATGTAGCTACACGCTGTACACAAACCATTTAAATGAGACGGCAAAACCGAGTGCAGACTAATTtcactcacgtgtgtgtgtgagtgagtgcttttcAAAGTGATGGGCGGCGTGATGAGCCAAACAGATAATACTGATTATGACGAGGGTTAATCATTAcatgtttgaaaacaacaaaaccagttGAGTCATCGTGAGTGCAGCCCAAGGACGAGAGCCATGTGACATGTGAAGCAAAAGTGAATGGTCATTGAGACAAAGATAGTGTACGACTTCCATAGATAGTACGTATgtaaggaaagaaaagaggtcCAGTATAATCCACTAAGAAGCTACTgctaatagatagatatagataaaaagaaattagtattattaattatttttatattcttataaTTCAATTGGAAACTAACAGTGTAGGTTTAAGAGTGTTAGGTTCACCTGGAGAAGAGGGGAAATAGACGCCACAGTGAAAATGATGCTACTCAATAGTCAGTCTTTCTTCGATGCCAcagtataataaataaaccTGGTAAACACACTTTGCCTTTGTAATATTGACATATTACTTTCACAATGTAAAATGGGAATAACTCAAATAATTAGATGACTTTGCATAGTGTAAAGTTGAACGTGTTATACCTGGTGTTGCAGATTTGCTTATGCCTTCAAGCCGTGTAAGACATGCACCAACCTGTTTGCCGCCATCTTGCTTTAGTCGCACACTGTCGCTGTTGCCTCGTCTATCTCGTcaggaaaacaaataacttcCCTTGTGTCGTCTGGTGACACGAGATCTGAGCATCACTAtactgagagacaaagagagagtcaTGGAGCGCCGATTGGCTTAATCAGCAGTGAGTGATTGAAAATGGTTAAAGCATACAGTGCGTTCTTGATGCCCCATGATTATTCGGCCAATTGAAAGTAATTCTCCCCAAGGAGAACGGACAACTGTGCTATTaactactttattttttttagtcatgTCATTAAGCAAATGAAACAAAGTCCATTGCACTGCGCCAATGTGTTATTACACTgtgagcaaataaaaaaaaaccattaagCACTGTTTTAGATGACATTCATTGTGGCTGCAATGAGAGATGACTGGACTCTTTTTATGATTGCTAAAAAGTAGATATCGACAAGTCACTGCTATATGCTTTACAGATATCTGCTGTTGGGTAATAATGACATGACAGGTTTATTGGTTCAAATTTATAATTCCAGTGCCACCAGACTGCTCCCCGAGAGGTCAATTCTCAGTGCGAGACGCTTTATGCCGACATTTGAAAGACTTAAATTTGTCATTTGAGAATCAATTCAGGCTCATTAGACATCCGTGATCATTGTGGTAATACAGCATGTTCCTCTGTAACTCTCACACCTCTTTTATATAGCTATTGCACCATGTGTCAGTGAATTgcttattattaaattaatagGAGCTTGGTTTTTATTGAACGTGGATTGCACTGTTAATTGCTAATTTGATTGCTAATTTTTATTAGGAAAAGGACCAAGGCCCCTTCAAGACTGGCTTTGATTGGGGCAGTAAAAGATACTGACTCATAATTACTGGTGACTCTACAATTATAACACAGTTCCATATCAACACTATCCCTCTCCCCGGTACATATTCCAAACACTCTGAGAACACTGACGGTTACACACGCGTAACTGACGGTTTCAGATAGCCACAACTTCATTTTGACTACTCATAGTACACTttcaattcacacacacacacacacacacacacacacacactcaaaacagAATCAAAATTAGTGTTTTCAACTAACCAGAATGCTGTTAACAGAAATTCAATCAAAGTATGACACGAGAAAATGATGGAATAATGTATTTACACAATTAAATAGTTCTGCTCATCACAGATGGCTATACGTCTGAACTAAAGAGGAACTCGCCAGTGGCTCAATAAAAGAAAGAACTCATTTTGGAAGTAATGTAATGTCTgggatttattaaaaataaatgaggaCACATCAGTTTTACTACTAATATGTTTTAATGTCTGTCATGATTGTCCAGTACCCATTCACAAGGTGTTTTTGGCAATTGCATTGAGAGTGCGTACTTTGCTCACATCTGCCACCGTAAGGCCATATCCAGATGTTGATAAAACAGTTCCCATCATCACACAGGtgttcctgaacagaaaaacatgactttgTCAGAAAGCAACAAGCAGAACAACTcttaatgttttccttttttaatagGGTGAGGATGAATTTCAAATATACCTGAACTTCATGGCAGAATCTCGACTGCAGCGGGCTGAGCAGTGAAACTCTTGAGCCCCCGATCCCTCTAAAATCCTCTGCAGATTTCTCTCTGTGATACCCCCTCCTGttgcaaaaatgaacaaataaagaaCTAAAAACTACTACAAATACACATATTAATTAAATACTGGGGGGGACACTTACTAACCTGGCATGATGACAATTCTGTCTTTAGCCTGATGGTGGAAatggtggaaatgatgatgtaaaaagTAAATAGCCAttcacatgcaaacatgtgCACACCTACTGTTCATATTATTACATACTTGATCAATAATCCTTTTAATGAGAGGGAGTCCTTCCAAAGCAGAGCTGTCACAGCCACTTGTCAACACGCGCTCAAATCCCAATGATACCAGAGTCTCCAGAGCAGTGGTTGGGTCATGAACCACGTCAAACGCTGGAGGGAGGATCAATATTACACTTGTCAACAAAACTGAGAACAAAGGAGTAACATAGGTGCAGTAGGGGTTCGTAAAAGAAACACCAAAGTTGAAAAGTTACCTCGGTGGAAGGTGACAGGTAAAGGAcgagcagcagctggagagaaaacagtgacaatcagcaaatgtttttattttttttattcaacactGAATTTCAGagtttactgtaaataaatgtttattgtgaGTAAGTGTCGACATAAAGTTATGGATGTCACACAAATCTGAGCATACTTGATACATGACCTTTCAGAAAAAGTGCAAAcctttttaattcaatttgttTTGAGTACATCAGCTTGAGTAAGAGCAAACCATTGCAAGTGAGCCACTTAAACGACGATTTTGCTGTTGTTAATGTTTTACTTAAACTCGTCTGCAGTCAATCACCTAACAgtatttacatacattattatCTTTACAAGGACGagattaaatgtcattttgtattttactgcCACAAGAGTAACAACCTAAGGAGGAGGCCAATGTCTGGAATAAATAATGAGGACTCTTCATTGGTTTCTCTTGTGTGAAGATATTTTTGTTGTGGCAAGAAAAGATCATGTCCACTAAGATATGATACACTGTCTCTTTGATTGTTTCTACCTCCACCACCAGTGTGGGTTTATCTGCAAGTTTTTCATTCTGTAAGtgacttcctgtctacagttttgtTCCCATTAAATTTTGTTTACGCATCTACCTACTAACGACTTTCATGAAATACTTATCTCATATAATGGGCTatgtgataaaaataaaaaaatctcagTCACAACTCATGTACTCACGTAAGGATCATGTACTTGGGACATTCAGATACGTAGAGCGCAGCGACATCAACAAttcaggatgaattttgtcatCATGCTTATGTGAGATGGTAAAGTAGGTAAAGTTCTACACAGATCGGGGCTGAGTCTTCTCGATCTACTGGTTTAAAATGTAAGATGTCTGGTGCCAATATGTAAAACACAATTGATAACGTGTTAAGTCCTTGGCAGAGGTCTGTGCTCTCTGGGTGCTCTTGGTAAATGTTCTTCGttttcaccctggactgttgtttttgttaaatacaaaatatggcTAGTGTAAAAATGATACAGGTAGACAATACCTAGTAACTCCATGCAGATCTCTGAATCCACCCGTCCATCTTCTGTCAGGGCTCCCAGCACTAGTCCATCAGCTCCGTGGCTCCTCATCAGCTCTATGtccttcctcatcacatccacctCCTGATCCGAGTACAGGAAGTCCCCACCACGAGGCCGGATCATCACATAGACCGGAATTTTGACACTCTGCTTCACTACCTTTAGCAGACCTGtggcaaaaaaagaacatgCATAAATCCATCAGATGCTCAGGAGCTTTGggttaca is part of the Solea senegalensis isolate Sse05_10M linkage group LG15, IFAPA_SoseM_1, whole genome shotgun sequence genome and harbors:
- the cutc gene encoding copper homeostasis protein cutC homolog; translated protein: MAERFLMEVCVDSVESAINAEIGGAGRLELCSSLLEGGLTPSIGLLKVVKQSVKIPVYVMIRPRGGDFLYSDQEVDVMRKDIELMRSHGADGLVLGALTEDGRVDSEICMELLAAARPLPVTFHRAFDVVHDPTTALETLVSLGFERVLTSGCDSSALEGLPLIKRIIDQAKDRIVIMPGGGITERNLQRILEGSGAQEFHCSARCSRDSAMKFRNTCVMMGTVLSTSGYGLTVADVSKVRTLNAIAKNTL